A genome region from Musa acuminata AAA Group cultivar baxijiao chromosome BXJ3-5, Cavendish_Baxijiao_AAA, whole genome shotgun sequence includes the following:
- the LOC135585226 gene encoding bZIP transcription factor TRAB1-like — MGGGADGETPLARQGSIYSLTFDEFQSTLGGLGKDLGSMNVDELLKNIWNAEESYAIAATLGEGGGGAGGAPGLQRQGSLTLPRTLSHKTVDEVWRGFVDASSSGQGPVVGGSSYVTRQPTLGEMTLEEFLVRAGVAREELTPPPVPPRPADTKINTTSMFFGDLPTISSSTGLSVGFNRANQSNGNVANAPIPHSSAANFGMTVSAARPYAAPMPLETGVDMGNPQGMRGGGLVSFGDAGMDNQLMKGMVGLGTAGVVMAKGSPATHLSPDVLGKANGDLSSVSPAPYTVNSGMRGRKHSGAVEKVIERRQKRMIKNRESAARSRARKQAYTMELEAEVAKLKEQNQELQKKQAEMLEMQKNQALQMISQQNGPKKQCLRRTQTGPW; from the exons ATGGGAGGAGGAGCGGATGGGGAGACGCCGCTGGCGCGGCAGGGATCGATCTACTCGCTGACGTTCGACGAGTTCCAGAGCACGCTTGGCGGGCTTGGGAAGGATTTGGGGTCGATGAACGTGGATGAGTTGCTCAAGAACATATGGAACGCGGAGGAGAGCTACGCGATCGCGGCGACCCTTGGTGAGGGCGGGGGTGGTGCAGGGGGCGCCCCTGGCCTCCAGCGACAGGGCTCCCTCACGTTGCCCAGGACCCTCAGCCATAAGACGGTGGACGAGGTGTGGCGGGGCTTTGTCGACGCCTCCTCGTCCGGCCAGGGGCCGGTCGTCGGCGGCAGCTCCTACGTCACGCGGCAGCCTACTCTCGGGGAAATGACCCTCGAGGAGTTTTTGGTGCGAGCCGGGGTGGCGCGGGAGGAGTTGACACCACCGCCAGTGCCTCCGAGGCCGGCCGACACTAAAATTAATACGACCAGTATGTTTTTTGGCGATCTACCGACCATAAGCAGTTCGACTGGGCTCTCTGTTGGATTCAATCGGGCGAATCAAAGTAATGGAAACGTAGCGAACGCACCAATCCCTCACAGTTCAGCTGCCAATTTTGGGATGACGGTCAGTGCAGCTAGACCTTATGCAGCTCCGATGCCCTTGGAAACTGGTGTGGACATGGGAAACCCACAGGGGATGCGAGGTGGAGGGCTTGTCAGCTTCGGTGATGCTGGGatggacaaccaattgatgaaggGGATGGTTGGGCTGGGCACAGCTGGAGTCGTGATGGCAAAGGGGTCGCCAGCTACTCATCTGTCTCCAGATGTACTCGGGAAAGCCAACGGAGATCTGTCCTCAGTGTCGCCAGCTCCATACACGGTTAACAGTGGGATGAGGGGAAGGAAGCACAGTGGGGCCGTGGAGAAAGTTATAGAGAGGAGGCAGAAGAGAATGATTAAGAACAGGGAGTCTGCTGCTAGATCGCGTGCCCGGAAGCAG GCTTATACCATGGAGCTGGAAGCTGAAGTAGCAAAACTCAAAGAGCAAAACCAGGAATTGCAGAAAAAACAG GCGGAGATGTTGGAAATGCAGAAGAATCAg GCCTTGCAGATGATCAGTCAGCAAAATGGACCAAAGAAACAGTGCCTGAGGAGGACACAAACGGGTCCATGGTGA